In Tachysurus vachellii isolate PV-2020 chromosome 10, HZAU_Pvac_v1, whole genome shotgun sequence, the following proteins share a genomic window:
- the LOC132852501 gene encoding up-regulator of cell proliferation-like: MASNRSVIKNCGSGSGSAQRDSSQFRDSLLSFLKTLGLEKYYPNKLTLKSLLEINSATLSNEKTDSLKAIPWAFLRKLLMVNSKSRSILSALCENDESEDLFSEEDNDGSFNLLDLHTVLFFCADSFLQQEIALKMSMCQFAVPFLLPPGVINQGTLMLWALRCIIKEWRPCSMSVSKEFVENSVVHAEIPLVSFVRLSNCSLSKSQVLNQVLNNAEQHHDFFSHREMIGGSAPRLIANGMVEICWNLPCGNNSIDVFPEAVAIANLRGDACTFETQVRFLANVSAALFVFLDSVEEKEQRLFASLQGIKSKLFLVVNSQRNMTQEAKSSIEAVIDTLQLDRDHIIKKSQKVNLASFAKSINSSIKTVLSGTYESFTIDSMKKTARELGLDVDEIQRKASVSAEEMAEKILKTIGVRQITDYKKIQLPLQGENWKRLAKIEKEQCRLRNSGENSLEEYKVQLQKEIDEIWNKQSQYKMTTTMEIFTDALLSSDDTERAFFLKWMGLKMDMRSRKHMSNLRQKYKECEQRKDRDAIARLDQDILDSSLGIEHYMREMGQIYEAASFGSSKISDKISNLPTLGAKLLLAGFPLELLDGEASNIPEKWVSDVLMELHSMVGGKSRVLVITVLGVQSSGKSTLLNTMFGVQFAVGSGRCTRGAYMILIPMGEDLKEELLCDFVLLIDTEGLKSPALAQLEDSYEHDNELATFVIGLSDVTIINIAMENSTEMKDVLQIAVHAFLRMKEVGKKTVCHIVHQNVGGVSAYNKNLTERKQLLEQLNEMTVIAADMEKKPNIKKFTDVLDYDVETNNWYIPGLWHGTPPMAPVNTGYSVAVLDFKKNLLKARKDEEPSQIPEFLQWMCSLWKAVKFENFIFSFRNTLVAHEYDNLSKKFTEWEWSFRRHIQSWVTSEMVQIPNTEKSQNNEVVEQIKQKAHKEIASQRDRMYKNLNEYYKKKDRHVHLVEKYKVDFANNIKGLESEMKDEVRKTLDVVLEMTSNKKKLEDIHRKQTAMIECQVLQLLQHYKHCKHDVSDKELTAEFEKMWKREVANITGIKERDVSAEILKQLRGSFANRNVMEDLQKVQNFTEYGRGEFQVKEKHVKLGKKFQSLFTQRNAKQELEIVANSIIKSCEKTIDQHAQEKFDYQYTFTKDVLEEIDDQLTHAGSKISTKFELDLKLHICGIASRKFTVMHRKFLIEQDPIKHLQKFKSQYLSDFIDLYRKNDQCHRKAREFTQVCLKPAVTEYIDQSIGPDIVDAVLLNNPTEYSSRVLFQYTLQKELLEKSNFEDFERYILHYNAYVKGWIYNRIIKSFSKDISLQNIKMKKLEDIMQKIMKPMEASKFDDNGSPLPNNEGGTTRFIQNFCKSLICVIPMSMNTVEQVLFQNTSYCAPFTKSLYECIDEMKLQLIDEISMSTDIQETLNNVSVKPQKVLFKRVFGCGKKCPFCKTPCEAGGKKHQQHHAGLHRPKGLGGFVYAKTNSLCEEICTSSVFANGTFRSYETNFEAHPCKDYRKYYPDWHIAPDMSMKASDYWKYVMVTFNDIFAKQFEAEPAVYPVEWQKITKEQALLCLKHNFNIK; the protein is encoded by the exons ATGGCTTCTAACAGAAGTGTCATTAAAA ACTgtggatcaggatcaggatcagctCAGAGGGACTCAAGCCAGTTTAGAG attcccttctttcatttttgaaaaCACTGGGACTTGAAAAGTACTACCCAAACAAGCTGACTCTGAAGTCATTACTGGAAATCAACAGTGCCACATTGTCCAATGAAaagactgactcactgaaagcAATACCATGGGCCTTCCTGAGAAAGTTACTGATGGTTAATTCAAAATCAAGATCAATACTATCTGCACTTTGTGAAAATGATGAATCCGAAGACTTGTTTAGTGAAGAGGACAATGATGGAAGTTTTAACCTTCTAGATCTTCACACTGTCCTCTTTTTCTGTGCAGATAGTTTTCTTCAGCAAGAAATAGCACTGAAAATGTCAATGTGCCAGTTTGCCGTACCATTTTTGCTGCCTCCAGGAGTAATCAATCAGGGCACTCTTATGTTATGGGCTCTGAGATGTATCATAAAAGAATGGCGCCCATGTTCAATGTCAGTATCAAAAGAGTTTGTCGAAAACAGTGTTGTTCATGCAGAAATTCCCTTGGTATCATTTGTGAGATTAAGTAACTGCAGCTTGTCCAAGTCTCAAGTTTTGAACCAAGTGCTCAACAATGCAGAGCAGCACCATGACTTCTTTTCTCATAGAGAAATGATTGGAGGATCTGCACCTAGGCTAATTGCTAATGGCATGGTTGAAATTTGCTGGAATCTTCCATGTGGGAACAATAGCATTGATGTCTTTCCTGAGGCAGTAGCGATTGCTAATTTAAGAGGTGATGCTTGCACTTTTGAAACACAAGTCAGGTTCCTTGCAAATGTATCAGCAGCTCTTTTTGTGTTCTTGGACAGTGTTGAAGAAAAGGAGCAAAGATTGTTTGCTTCTTTACAAGGAATTAAATCCAAATTATTTCTTGTGGTGAACTCTCAGAGAAACATGACCCAGGAGGCTAAGTCATCTATTGAGGCAGTAATTGATACTCTGCAGCTGGATAGAGACCACATAATTAAGAAAAGCCAAAAAGTGAATTTGGCTTCTTTTGCAAAATCAATCAATTCTTCCATTAAGACTGTTCTAAGCGGAACTTATGAATCATTTACTATTGATTCCATGAAGAAGACTGCTCGGGAATTAGGTCTTGACGTTGATGAGATTCAAAGAAAAGCCTCTGTATCAGCTGAAGAAATGGCAGAAAAAATCTTGAAAACGATTGGAGTTCGTCAAATAACAGACTACAAAAAGATACAACTGCCATTACAAGGTGAAAATTGGAAAAGACTGgcaaaaatagagaaagagcAATGTAGATTACGCAATTCAGGAGAAAACAGCTTGGAAGAATATAAGGTTCAACTTCAAAAAGAAATTGATGAAATTTGGAACAAACAAAGTCAGTACAAAATGACCACAACAATGGAGATCTTCACTGATGCTTTGTTGAGCTCTGACGATACTGAGCGAGCCTTCTTTCTGAAATGGATGGGGCTAAAGATGGACATGCGATCACGCAAACACATGTCAAACCTTCGGCAAAAATACAAAGAGTGTGAACAAAGGAAAGACAGAGATGCTATAGCCCGATTAGACCAGGACATTCTTGATTCTTCTCTTGGCATCGAGCATTACATGAGAGAAATGGGACAAATCTATGAGGCTGCTTCATTTGGTTCAAGCAAAATATCTGATAAAATAAGCAATCTTCCTACTCTGGGTGCCAAACTGCTTCTGGCTGGATTTCCTCTTGAACTACTTGATGGAGAGGCATCAAATATCCCAGAGAAATGGGTGAGTGATGTTCTCATGGAGCTTCACAGTATGGTTGGGGGAAAGAGCCGCGTGCTGGTTATAACTGTGTTAGGGGTTCAGAGTTCTGGTAAATCAACACTGCTCAACACTATGTTTGGAGTCCAGTTTGCAGTGGGTAGTGGACGATGCACACGTGGAGCATACATGATTCTCATCCCTATGGGTGAAGACTTGAAGGAAGAGTTACTGTGTGACTTTGTCCTTCTGATTGATACAGAGGGTTTAAAATCACCAGCACTGGCACAACTGGAAGACAGTTATGAGCATGACAATGAGTTGGCCACATTTGTGATTGGTCTTAGTGATGTAACTATAATCAATATAGCAATGGAGAACTCCACAGAGATGAAGGACGTGTTACAGATAGCAGTTCATGCATTTTTACGGATGAAGGAAGTTGGTAAGAAGACAGTCTGCCACATTGTTCATCAAAATGTTGGTGGTGTATCAGCATACAACAAAAACCTAACAGAACGAAAACAGCTCTTGGAACAACTAAATGAGATGACAGTGATTGCAGCTGATATGGAAAAGAAGCctaacataaaaaaattcacTGATGTTTTGGATTATGATGTGGAAACGAATAACTGGTATATACCAGGCCTATGGCATGGCACACCACCAATGGCACCAGTTAATACAGGCTATAGTGTGGCTGTTCTTGATTTTAAGAAAAACCTCTTGAAAGCAAGAAAGGATGAAGAACCCTCTCAGATACCAGAGTTCCTGCAATGGATGTGCAGCTTGTGGAAGGCAGTGAAGTTTGAGAACTTTATCTTCAGTTTCAGAAACACTCTTGTAGCCCATGAATATGACAACCTTTCCAAAAAGTTTACAGAATGGGAATGGTCTTTCAGAAGACACATTCAGTCTTGGGTTACATCTGAAATGGTTCAAATACCCAACACTGAAAAAAGTCAGAATAATGAGGTTGTTGAGCAAATTAAACAGAAAGCACATAAAGAAATTGCCtctcagagagacagaatgtaTAAAAATCTAAACGAGTACTACAAAAAGAAAGACCGCCATGTACATTTGGTAGAAAAGTACAAAGTTGATTTTGCTAATAACATCAAAGGTCTAGAGAGTGAAATGAAGGATGAAGTGAGAAAAACATTAGATGTTGTTCTTGAGATGACGAGTAACAAGAAGAAATTAGAAGACATTCACAGAAAGCAAACTGCAATGATTGAGTGCCAAGTTCTTCAACTCCTGCAACATTACAAACATTGTAAACATGATGTGTCTGACAAAGAGCTTACAGCTGAGTTTgagaaaatgtggaaaagagAAGTGGCAAACATCACTGGTATAAAAGAAAGGGATGTTTCTGCTGAAATTCTAAAGCAACTGAGAGGAAGTTTCGCCAATCGCAATGTCATGGAGGATTTGCAGAAAGTTCAAAATTTCACAGAGTATGGGCGAGGAGAATTCCAGGTCAAAGAGAAGCACGTAAAATTAGGAAAGAAATTTCAAAGTCTCTTCACACAGCGTAACGCAAAGCAAGAGTTAGAGATTGTTGCAAACAGTATAATTAAGTCCTGTGAAAAAACCATTGATCAGCATGCACAAGAAAAATTTGATTACCAATACACATTTACAAAAGATGTGCTGGAAGAAATTGATGATCAGCTCACACATGCAGGTTCAAAAATCAGTACAAAATTTGAACTTGACTTAAAACTGCACATTTGTGGCATTGCATCTCGGAAATTCACAGTTATGCACAGGAAATTCCTCATTGAGCAAGACCCCATTAAGCATTTGCAGAAATTCAAGAGTCAGTATCTGTCTGATTTCATTGATTTGTATAGAAAGAATGACCAGTGCCACAGAAAAGCAAGAGAATTCACTCAGGTCTGTCTCAAGCCAGCAGTGACTGAATACATCGACCAGTCCATTGGACCTGATATTGTTGATGCAGTTCTGCTAAACAACCCAACTGAGTATAGTTCTCGAGTGCTGTTTCAGTACACTCTTCAAAAGGAGCTACTGGAAAAATCCAACTTTGAGGATTTTGAAAGGTACATTTTGCATTATAATGCTTATGTCAAAGGATGGATATACAATCGTATCATTAAATCCTTTTCCAAAGACATATCTCtgcaaaacataaaaatgaagaaGCTGGAGGACATCATGCAGAAGATTATGAAACCAATGGAAGCCTCTAAATTTGATGACAATGGGTCTCCGTTGCCCAATAATGAAGGAGGTACAACAAGATTTATCCAGAACTTTTGCAAATCTTTAATCTGTGTCATCCCAATGTCCATGAACACAGTGGAACAGGTCCTCTTTCAGAATACAAGCTATTGTGCTCCATTCACCAAAAGTCTCTATGAATGTATTGATGAGATGAAGCTGCAGTTAATAGATGAGATCTCCATGTCAACTGATATCCAAGAGACACTGAACAATGTGTCTGTGAAGCCCCAAAAGGTGCTCTTTAAGAGGGTGTTTGGATGTGGGAAAAAGTGTCCATTTTGCAAAACACCATGTGAGGCAGGAGGGAAGAAACATCAGCAACACCATGCAGGTCTGCATAGACCAAAGGGACTTGGTGGTTTTGTATATGCAAAGACTAATTCTCTTTGTGAAGAGATCTGTACATCTAGTGTATTTGCCAATGGAACGTTTCGAAGTTATGAAACTAATTTCGAAGCTCATCCCTGTAAAGACTATCGGAAATACTACCCAGACTGGCATATTGCACCTGACATGTCTATGAAGGCCTCAGATTACTGGAAGTATGTGATGGTGACATTTAATGACATATTTGCTAAACAATTTGAAGCAGAGCCAGCTGTGTATCCAGTAGAATGGCAGAAAATCACTAAAGAGCAGGCTCTTCTCTGTCTGAAGCACAACTTCAATATTAAATGA